A DNA window from Spirochaetaceae bacterium contains the following coding sequences:
- a CDS encoding phytanoyl-CoA dioxygenase family protein encodes MEKVLTDAQVQQFNADGLLLIPGLIPESVYGPVREDLGRLIDAAKDGPAPDYTYMYYSSPRSAERSWLYRINELIGTHRLESVKLMLAYPPLLAAVWQVVGREHFAASAAAVVFKLPNSVVPVGWHQDGVTVNRWPVFDTDIYLDESDPDNGGLWGIPGSHLAGYNPDLRNEVIASYTGGREAGDVPGAVPVIAKPGDVNLHANSVVHGSFASRTPRLRRALYFHWDNYTDIALRSEDDHWRRLYLWAQQSVCDAIALRASRFPNETPFPYQAVTPDALPGSSPEWFSQLKPKTKR; translated from the coding sequence ATGGAGAAGGTACTCACTGACGCCCAGGTGCAGCAGTTCAACGCCGATGGGCTGCTGCTGATCCCGGGGCTGATTCCGGAGAGCGTGTACGGCCCGGTGCGGGAGGATCTCGGCCGCCTGATCGACGCCGCCAAGGACGGCCCGGCGCCCGACTACACCTACATGTACTACTCGTCGCCGCGCTCCGCGGAACGGTCGTGGCTGTACCGGATCAACGAGCTGATCGGCACCCATCGGCTCGAAAGCGTCAAGCTGATGCTCGCCTACCCGCCCCTGCTTGCCGCGGTGTGGCAAGTGGTGGGGCGCGAGCACTTCGCCGCTTCGGCGGCGGCGGTGGTGTTCAAGTTGCCCAACTCGGTGGTGCCGGTGGGGTGGCACCAGGACGGCGTGACCGTAAACCGCTGGCCGGTGTTCGACACCGACATCTACCTGGACGAGAGCGACCCCGACAACGGCGGCCTGTGGGGCATTCCCGGCAGCCACCTGGCCGGCTACAACCCCGATCTGCGCAACGAGGTGATCGCCAGCTACACCGGGGGCAGGGAAGCGGGCGACGTACCCGGCGCGGTGCCGGTGATCGCCAAGCCCGGCGACGTCAACCTGCACGCCAACTCGGTGGTGCACGGATCGTTCGCCAGCCGCACGCCGCGCCTGCGGCGCGCGTTGTACTTCCACTGGGACAACTACACCGACATCGCGCTGCGCTCCGAGGACGACCACTGGCGCCGCCTCTACCTCTGGGCGCAGCAGTCGGTCTGCGACGCCATCGCCCTGCGCGCGAGCCGCTTCCCGAACGAGACCCCCTTTCCCTACCAAGCGGTCACCCCCGACGCCCTGCCCGGCTCCAGCCCGGAGTGGTTCTCCCAGCTCAAACCAAAAACAAAGCGATAG
- a CDS encoding ABC transporter substrate-binding protein, which translates to MRIGAKVMALGCVLALAVAIPVFGAGEADQTAAAPEADESPRALIGELEGVRILRDFVPATYQEAPMLAEMVAAGELPPVEERVGPEPLVLKPIHEIGTYGGTWRRGFIGPNDGANATRAVLHDRPLHWNYTETEIVPNIARDWEVSADGRTTTLHLRQGMRWSDGAPFSADDWAFWYDHMATNNDLRRGGIGELMLNGKPVRVVKVSDTAVAFVSDDPYYGLLNKLASTSWLSGHGRWGGASGGGFAPAHYIKQFHPDFIGQDKVEAMAKEAGFDNWALFVNEKNRSWLNPELPIVSAWQVTVPITEETFEWKRNAYSIWMDEAGNQLPYIDYIVMTKGENLEVLNLRAIAGEFDSMARHMDLRKLPVFLENEEKGNYKVHLDTSQHGGDAAIYVNSTFEADPEIGNWLGNVDFRRALSLGIDRDAINEVFFLGLGTPGSIAPEETTIYSPGPDSEWRTLWSTHDPDTANRMLDEMGLTAKDAEGYRLRTDGGGRLVIELMTYLSFMDFTGLGEMVKEQYQQIGIFLDVKEYERSLSARRVAANEHHLTINVPWGAGNVFGHPTALWPNRANAYQGPLWGEWIATNGESGREPPAEVKRVNELYQIAKMAPPDEAAEMAKEMWRIILDQQWMIGTVGLSPTIQGVRIVSNNLGNIPARQMNNANTSNPNISRPEQWFFKNL; encoded by the coding sequence ATGAGAATTGGAGCGAAGGTGATGGCGCTGGGGTGTGTGCTTGCCCTGGCAGTCGCGATTCCGGTGTTCGGCGCGGGGGAGGCGGATCAGACCGCCGCCGCACCCGAGGCGGACGAGTCCCCGCGCGCGCTGATCGGCGAGCTGGAGGGAGTGCGCATCCTGCGTGACTTCGTGCCGGCCACCTACCAGGAAGCGCCGATGCTGGCCGAGATGGTGGCCGCGGGCGAGTTGCCGCCGGTGGAGGAACGGGTCGGACCGGAGCCGCTGGTGCTGAAGCCGATTCACGAGATCGGCACGTACGGCGGCACCTGGCGGCGCGGGTTCATCGGGCCCAACGACGGCGCAAACGCCACCCGCGCCGTGCTGCACGACCGGCCGCTGCACTGGAACTACACCGAGACCGAGATCGTCCCCAACATCGCCCGCGACTGGGAGGTGAGCGCTGACGGCCGTACCACCACCCTGCACCTGCGCCAGGGCATGAGGTGGTCGGACGGTGCCCCGTTCTCGGCCGACGACTGGGCGTTCTGGTATGACCACATGGCCACCAACAACGACCTGCGGCGCGGCGGCATCGGCGAACTGATGCTCAACGGCAAGCCGGTGCGTGTGGTCAAGGTGAGCGACACGGCGGTCGCCTTCGTGTCGGACGACCCCTACTACGGACTGCTCAACAAGCTGGCCAGCACCAGTTGGCTGAGCGGCCACGGTCGCTGGGGTGGCGCCTCCGGCGGCGGATTCGCTCCCGCCCACTACATCAAGCAGTTCCACCCCGACTTCATCGGCCAGGACAAGGTGGAGGCGATGGCGAAGGAAGCGGGCTTCGACAACTGGGCACTGTTCGTCAATGAAAAGAACCGCTCCTGGTTGAATCCGGAGTTGCCGATCGTGTCGGCGTGGCAGGTTACCGTGCCGATCACCGAGGAAACCTTCGAGTGGAAGCGCAACGCCTACAGCATCTGGATGGACGAGGCCGGCAACCAGTTGCCCTACATCGACTACATCGTCATGACCAAGGGCGAGAACCTGGAGGTGCTGAACCTGCGCGCCATCGCCGGCGAGTTCGACTCGATGGCCCGCCACATGGACCTGCGCAAGCTGCCGGTGTTCCTGGAGAACGAGGAGAAGGGCAACTACAAGGTGCACCTGGACACCTCCCAGCACGGCGGCGACGCGGCGATCTACGTCAACTCCACCTTCGAGGCCGACCCCGAGATCGGCAACTGGCTGGGCAACGTCGACTTCCGCCGCGCCCTGTCGCTCGGCATCGACCGCGACGCGATCAACGAGGTGTTCTTCCTCGGCCTCGGCACGCCGGGCTCGATCGCGCCCGAGGAGACCACCATCTACAGCCCGGGACCCGACTCCGAGTGGCGCACCCTGTGGTCCACCCACGATCCGGACACCGCCAACCGGATGCTCGACGAGATGGGGCTGACCGCGAAGGACGCCGAGGGCTACCGGCTGCGCACCGACGGCGGCGGCCGGTTGGTGATCGAGTTGATGACCTACCTGTCGTTCATGGACTTCACCGGCCTCGGCGAGATGGTGAAGGAGCAGTACCAGCAGATCGGCATCTTCCTGGACGTCAAGGAGTATGAGCGCTCCTTGTCGGCCCGGCGGGTGGCCGCCAACGAGCACCACCTGACCATCAACGTGCCGTGGGGAGCCGGCAACGTATTCGGTCACCCCACGGCGCTGTGGCCCAACCGAGCCAACGCCTACCAGGGGCCGCTGTGGGGCGAGTGGATCGCCACGAACGGCGAGAGCGGCCGTGAGCCGCCCGCCGAGGTGAAGCGGGTGAACGAACTCTACCAGATCGCCAAGATGGCGCCGCCGGACGAGGCCGCCGAGATGGCCAAGGAGATGTGGCGCATCATCCTCGATCAGCAATGGATGATCGGCACCGTCGGCCTGTCGCCGACCATTCAGGGGGTGCGCATCGTGTCCAACAACCTGGGCAATATTCCGGCCCGGCAGATGAACAACGCCAACACCTCCAACCCCAACATCTCCCGTCCGGAGCAGTGGTTCTTCAAGAACCTTTAG
- a CDS encoding ATP-binding cassette domain-containing protein, whose translation MSDSPADAGPLLEVRNLTKLFPIRKGLLRRVTGQVRAVDDVSFSLDERETLGLVGESGCGKTTTSRCILRALDPTSGQMHFRTRAGERVDLATLDHRELREVRREVQMIFQDPFSSLNPRMTLFDIVGDPLLNYGMRSRAQREDRVAELLTLVGLRPEFIRRFPHAFSGGQRQRIGIARALAPEPRLLVADEPVSALDVSIQAQVLNLLADLRGRIGLSYLFVAHDLSVVKQFCHRVAVMYVGKIVETARTEELFAAPRHPYTEALLSAVPRPDPRVRTERIILRGEVANPADPPPGCSFHPRCTYATDVCHAREPALEPVAAGHEASCHHVRDLDLAGVTTGAAS comes from the coding sequence ATGAGCGACTCACCAGCCGACGCCGGCCCCCTCCTGGAGGTGCGCAACCTCACCAAGCTCTTCCCGATCCGCAAGGGGCTGCTCAGGCGGGTAACGGGCCAGGTGCGCGCGGTGGACGACGTCAGCTTCAGCCTCGACGAGCGCGAGACGCTCGGGCTGGTCGGCGAGAGCGGCTGCGGCAAGACCACCACCTCGCGCTGCATCCTGCGCGCCCTCGACCCCACCTCCGGCCAGATGCACTTTCGCACCCGGGCCGGGGAGCGCGTCGATCTTGCCACCCTCGACCACCGCGAGTTGCGCGAGGTGCGGCGCGAGGTGCAGATGATCTTCCAGGATCCGTTCTCCTCCCTCAACCCGCGCATGACGCTGTTCGACATCGTCGGCGACCCGCTGCTCAACTACGGCATGCGCTCGCGCGCGCAGCGTGAGGACCGGGTCGCCGAGCTGCTCACGCTGGTCGGGCTGCGGCCGGAGTTCATCCGCCGCTTCCCGCACGCGTTCAGCGGCGGCCAGCGCCAGCGCATCGGCATTGCGCGCGCCCTGGCGCCGGAGCCGCGCCTGTTGGTGGCGGACGAGCCGGTGTCGGCCCTCGACGTGTCGATCCAGGCGCAGGTGCTCAACCTGCTCGCCGACCTGCGCGGCCGGATCGGCCTCTCCTACCTGTTCGTGGCGCACGACCTGAGCGTGGTCAAGCAGTTCTGCCACCGGGTTGCGGTGATGTACGTGGGCAAGATCGTGGAGACGGCCCGCACCGAGGAGCTGTTCGCCGCGCCCCGCCACCCCTACACGGAGGCGCTGCTGTCCGCGGTGCCGCGCCCCGACCCGCGCGTGCGCACCGAACGCATCATCCTGCGCGGCGAAGTGGCCAACCCCGCCGACCCGCCGCCCGGCTGCAGCTTCCACCCGCGCTGCACCTACGCCACCGATGTGTGCCACGCTCGCGAACCGGCGCTGGAGCCGGTCGCCGCCGGCCACGAGGCAAGCTGCCACCACGTCCGCGACCTCGACTTGGCCGGCGTCACCACCGGCGCCGCGTCCTGA